The Kordia sp. SMS9 genome window below encodes:
- the brnQ gene encoding branched-chain amino acid transport system II carrier protein, whose protein sequence is MSQNKELFITAFALFSMFFGAGNLLLPPLLGYQATDEWYWVTLGFMITAVVIPIFGILAHARLQGSMFDFGKKVSPVFSTLFCIVIYVIAVAIPSPRTAAATHEISIFPNFGTDALLTSSVYFALVLVFALNRSKVLNFIGKFLTPLIVLILLTIIGIGLFMPHKEVATSIIEGFPLFAGLLEGYQTFDAIGAVVIGGVIIISLNLKGHSSYEEKKKLIAKSGWIAGFGLFAMYAGLILLGSYFSGEIEVDMSQTNDMKRATLLRGISLATLGNIGTAFLSVLVALACFTTAVGITTGTADYFKGLFKNSQQVYNNTAIFACILGVVIGQLDFHYIIIIAVPVLKFIYPITIVLIFLNVVPQKYATPLVFQAVVGITFIFGVFDAINFFYPENSFLINFRETIPLGMYDFGWVLPAFVTFLVIGLMPKKS, encoded by the coding sequence ATGTCACAAAATAAAGAACTTTTTATCACTGCTTTCGCCTTATTTTCCATGTTTTTTGGTGCAGGAAACTTGTTATTGCCACCATTATTAGGCTACCAAGCAACTGACGAATGGTATTGGGTTACACTCGGATTTATGATTACGGCAGTAGTGATTCCGATTTTTGGAATTTTAGCGCATGCGCGATTGCAAGGTTCGATGTTTGACTTTGGAAAGAAAGTGTCGCCGGTATTTAGTACGCTATTTTGCATTGTAATTTATGTAATAGCCGTTGCGATTCCGTCACCAAGAACCGCCGCAGCAACCCATGAAATTTCTATATTTCCCAACTTCGGAACAGATGCTTTGTTAACGAGCAGTGTGTATTTTGCCTTGGTCTTAGTTTTTGCGTTGAATCGTTCCAAAGTGCTCAATTTTATAGGCAAATTTTTAACGCCGTTGATCGTCCTAATTTTATTGACCATTATCGGAATTGGGCTATTTATGCCGCACAAAGAAGTTGCGACGTCAATAATAGAAGGGTTTCCGTTGTTTGCAGGCTTGTTGGAAGGCTATCAAACCTTTGATGCTATTGGCGCGGTTGTCATTGGTGGCGTCATCATTATTTCATTAAACTTAAAAGGACACAGTTCCTATGAAGAAAAAAAGAAACTCATTGCCAAATCGGGTTGGATTGCTGGTTTTGGGTTGTTTGCCATGTATGCAGGATTGATATTGCTTGGATCATATTTTAGTGGCGAAATAGAAGTTGACATGTCGCAAACAAATGATATGAAACGTGCTACTTTATTGCGTGGAATTAGTTTGGCGACTTTGGGAAATATTGGAACGGCTTTTTTAAGTGTGCTGGTTGCGTTGGCATGTTTTACGACTGCTGTCGGAATCACCACAGGAACGGCAGATTATTTTAAAGGACTCTTTAAAAATTCGCAACAAGTATACAATAACACAGCCATTTTTGCCTGTATTTTAGGTGTTGTTATTGGGCAATTGGATTTTCACTACATCATTATCATTGCGGTTCCTGTATTAAAATTTATCTATCCAATTACAATTGTGTTGATCTTTTTAAATGTAGTGCCACAAAAATACGCAACACCATTAGTGTTCCAAGCAGTTGTAGGAATTACGTTTATTTTCGGAGTATTTGATGCGATCAACTTTTTCTATCCTGAAAATAGTTTCTTAATCAATTTTCGTGAAACCATTCCGTTAGGCATGTATGATTTTGGTTGGGTATTGCCAGCTTTTGTGACGTTTTTGGTGATAGGACTGATGCCGAAAAAATCATGA